In Roseomonas fluvialis, one genomic interval encodes:
- a CDS encoding SDR family NAD(P)-dependent oxidoreductase: MAGRGKTALVTGAGRNIGRAVALGLAQDGFDVVVNGSSDRAACDRVAEEARGFGVAAEVVMGDVGSAAECARIADAAIARFGAVDVLVNNAALRPQKPFLEMTEEEWRRVMAVDLDAAVWLSRACLPGMVARGWGRVVNFTGMNAIHGYAGRAPVSVAKHGVWGLTKALGKEFGPKGITVNAISPGPIAADDEAGAPLSSYRQAIVARVPLGREGLPAEVATVLRMLVSDGGAYVNGQMLQVNGGAQT; this comes from the coding sequence ATGGCAGGACGCGGCAAGACGGCGCTGGTGACGGGCGCGGGGCGCAACATCGGGCGCGCGGTCGCACTCGGCCTGGCGCAGGATGGCTTCGACGTGGTGGTGAACGGATCCTCCGACCGCGCCGCCTGCGACCGGGTGGCGGAGGAAGCGCGCGGCTTCGGCGTGGCGGCCGAGGTGGTGATGGGCGATGTCGGCTCCGCAGCGGAATGCGCGCGCATCGCCGATGCAGCGATCGCGCGCTTCGGCGCCGTGGACGTGCTGGTGAACAACGCCGCGCTGCGCCCGCAGAAGCCCTTCCTCGAGATGACCGAGGAGGAATGGCGGCGCGTCATGGCGGTGGACCTCGATGCCGCGGTGTGGCTCTCGCGCGCCTGCCTGCCGGGCATGGTCGCGCGCGGCTGGGGGCGCGTGGTGAACTTCACCGGCATGAATGCGATCCACGGCTATGCCGGGCGCGCGCCCGTCAGCGTGGCGAAGCACGGCGTCTGGGGGCTGACCAAGGCACTGGGCAAGGAATTCGGGCCGAAGGGAATCACCGTGAACGCGATCTCGCCCGGCCCGATCGCGGCGGATGACGAGGCCGGTGCGCCGCTGTCGTCCTATCGCCAGGCGATCGTCGCGCGCGTGCCGCTGGGGCGCGAGGGCCTCCCGGCCGAGGTCGCGACCGTGCTGCGGATGCTCGTGAGCGACGGCGGTGCCTACGTGAACGGCCAGATGCTGCAGGTGAACGGCGGCGCGCAAACCTGA
- a CDS encoding DUF4239 domain-containing protein, producing MDILLPHGLATLPAWLGIAITIAVPVAIALLLGRVMYTLFTHAEFQANAVVGAVKYGFVVEIYAVVAALTLVGAWDTFQTARDTLQKEASGLYMLALAVDTFDGPRLEATRHEMRGAIRAYAASVVAQDWPAMQAGLPSTASDAAFQRMTRAFLDADGERSAQQVLQQKTGDWLGQVAEARIARLSVQSRTLSGLIWMLVLTVSVAVIAFQWFFGGASAAMHYAMAAVIAVIVGSVLLVSVKLAFPYVGDPALLTPAPFLAMMDLR from the coding sequence TTGGACATCCTGCTGCCCCATGGGCTTGCCACGCTGCCGGCCTGGCTCGGCATCGCCATCACCATCGCCGTACCGGTGGCGATCGCGCTGCTGCTCGGGCGCGTCATGTACACGCTGTTCACGCACGCGGAATTCCAAGCGAACGCCGTGGTCGGCGCGGTCAAGTACGGCTTCGTCGTCGAGATCTACGCCGTGGTGGCCGCCCTGACGCTTGTCGGCGCGTGGGACACCTTCCAGACCGCGCGCGACACCCTGCAGAAGGAGGCCTCGGGCCTATACATGCTCGCCCTCGCGGTCGACACCTTCGACGGGCCGCGGCTCGAAGCGACGCGCCACGAGATGCGCGGTGCGATCCGCGCCTATGCCGCGTCGGTCGTGGCGCAGGATTGGCCGGCGATGCAGGCGGGCCTGCCCTCCACCGCCTCCGACGCCGCCTTCCAGCGCATGACGCGCGCCTTCCTCGATGCCGATGGCGAACGCTCCGCCCAGCAGGTGCTGCAGCAGAAGACCGGCGACTGGCTCGGCCAGGTGGCGGAGGCGCGGATCGCGCGGCTGTCGGTCCAGTCGCGCACGCTGTCGGGCTTGATCTGGATGCTGGTGCTGACCGTCTCCGTCGCCGTGATCGCCTTCCAGTGGTTCTTCGGCGGCGCCAGTGCGGCGATGCACTACGCCATGGCGGCGGTGATCGCCGTGATCGTGGGATCGGTGCTGCTCGTGTCGGTGAAGCTCGCCTTTCCCTATGTGGGCGACCCGGCGTTGCTGACGCCCGCACCCTTCCTTGCGATGATGGACCTGCGCTGA
- a CDS encoding PstS family phosphate ABC transporter substrate-binding protein: MRHLVLGLVAGLLLLGGGSAHAQGTLTLRDRLVIVNSSSTAGLAQILARSFAERFEGVQPPQASTLGSARAMEAFCSGIGPQTPDILLVTRRLSRAVIESCVANGVRDIIEVQLGLGAVVLAARRGEPMPALSSRQVFEALAAERVVAEEFVPNQARFWSDVGAGLPRTDIRVILPVVGSGHRALFDDLVMEAGCRYVPDIRLLFEAAYRRTKCITARTDGRALDVRADQAVAALLAAPPGTLAVVSYDQLLASGGNLVAVPLDGIAPTVASIGSLDYEQARTFFVYAKRQHSRNQQGVGVVRGIHEFLVESTSEQAAGPGGYLLAAGLVPLVPAERAAQRRIAEQARLMSR; encoded by the coding sequence TTGCGCCACCTCGTCCTCGGCCTTGTCGCCGGGCTCCTGCTGCTGGGCGGGGGTTCCGCTCATGCCCAGGGAACGCTCACGCTGCGCGACCGGCTGGTCATCGTGAACTCCTCCTCGACCGCGGGCCTCGCGCAGATTCTGGCGCGCAGCTTCGCCGAGAGGTTCGAGGGCGTGCAGCCGCCGCAGGCCAGCACGCTCGGCTCGGCCCGCGCGATGGAAGCCTTCTGCAGTGGTATCGGTCCGCAGACGCCCGACATCCTTCTGGTCACCCGCCGCCTGTCGCGCGCGGTGATCGAGAGCTGCGTGGCCAACGGCGTGCGCGACATCATCGAGGTCCAGCTCGGCCTCGGCGCCGTTGTGCTGGCAGCGCGGCGCGGCGAGCCGATGCCCGCCCTCTCCTCCCGCCAGGTCTTCGAGGCCCTGGCTGCCGAGCGTGTGGTCGCCGAGGAATTCGTGCCGAACCAGGCGCGCTTCTGGTCCGATGTCGGTGCCGGCCTGCCGCGCACCGACATCCGCGTCATCCTCCCGGTCGTGGGCTCCGGCCACCGCGCGCTGTTCGACGACCTCGTGATGGAAGCCGGCTGCCGCTATGTGCCCGACATCCGTCTGCTGTTCGAGGCCGCCTACCGCCGCACCAAGTGCATCACCGCGCGCACCGACGGCCGCGCCCTCGATGTGCGGGCCGACCAGGCGGTGGCCGCGCTGCTCGCCGCACCGCCCGGCACGCTCGCGGTGGTCAGCTACGACCAGCTGCTGGCCAGCGGCGGCAACCTGGTGGCGGTGCCGCTCGATGGCATCGCGCCCACGGTCGCGTCGATCGGCAGCCTCGACTACGAGCAGGCGCGCACCTTCTTTGTCTATGCCAAGCGGCAGCACAGCCGGAACCAGCAGGGCGTCGGCGTGGTGCGCGGCATCCATGAGTTCCTGGTCGAGAGCACCAGCGAGCAGGCCGCGGGCCCGGGCGGCTATCTGCTCGCCGCCGGCCTCGTGCCGCTGGTGCCGGCGGAGCGTGCGGCGCAGCGCCGCATCGCCGAGCAGGCCCGGCTGATGTCCCGCTGA
- a CDS encoding MlaA family lipoprotein, with the protein MRRSTRFLIFSLLALVLAAPAQAAPDPLEPVNRRIHALNRLLQAHVLGPVAEVYVEYTPPGVREGVANALANLGEPITAISSIAAGDLPRAGNAALRFGINTTLGLGGVADAAASLGFPRRPMATADAVCSWGVPSGPYLVLPVIGPSTLRDAGAMVATSAALSQLVGPEAFLGWRSGELFTTYASFHAELQQIDAQALDSYAVHRSAFLQRRAAACPADRQAIAEEEDEPAPREALAATD; encoded by the coding sequence ATGCGTCGCTCGACCAGATTTCTCATCTTCAGCCTGCTGGCCCTGGTGCTGGCGGCGCCTGCGCAGGCAGCGCCGGACCCGCTCGAGCCGGTGAACCGCCGCATCCATGCGCTGAACCGCCTGCTCCAGGCGCATGTGCTGGGCCCGGTCGCCGAGGTCTATGTCGAATACACGCCGCCCGGCGTGCGCGAGGGCGTGGCCAATGCGCTGGCGAACCTGGGCGAGCCGATCACCGCCATCAGCAGCATCGCCGCGGGCGACCTGCCGCGGGCGGGCAATGCGGCGCTGCGCTTCGGCATCAACACGACGCTCGGCCTGGGTGGCGTGGCGGATGCGGCGGCCTCGCTGGGCTTCCCCCGCAGGCCGATGGCCACCGCCGACGCGGTGTGCAGCTGGGGCGTGCCGAGCGGGCCTTACCTGGTGTTGCCGGTGATCGGCCCGTCCACGCTGCGCGACGCGGGCGCCATGGTCGCGACCAGCGCCGCGCTGTCGCAACTGGTGGGGCCCGAGGCCTTCCTGGGCTGGCGCAGCGGCGAACTGTTCACGACCTATGCATCGTTCCATGCGGAGCTGCAGCAGATCGACGCGCAGGCGCTCGATTCCTACGCGGTCCATCGCAGCGCCTTCCTGCAGCGCCGCGCCGCCGCCTGCCCGGCGGACCGGCAGGCGATAGCCGAGGAGGAGGACGAACCCGCCCCGCGCGAGGCGCTGGCCGCAACGGATTGA
- a CDS encoding maleate cis-trans isomerase family protein, whose translation MTDRCPLAQRLLMGVVVPATNVTTEAEMDDLRPRGVINATARIANPDARVAGDADAAAVRAAMVGGLMGALDTLAPARPDHVAIGVMVENFVGGGAAGDALLAEAAARIGCPVTAPTHATLAALAALGVTRIALLTPFFPAGDAAAKAFLEQAGIDVLRVVGLRAPGPAAIAHVPLDRLRDAVRDLDGPDVQAVVQVGTNLPFAGVARAAEAELGKPVLATNPVTYWHALRRAGIGERIAGAGRLFALA comes from the coding sequence GTGACGGATCGCTGCCCTCTCGCGCAGCGGCTGCTGATGGGCGTGGTGGTCCCGGCCACCAACGTCACCACCGAGGCGGAGATGGACGACCTCCGCCCGCGCGGCGTGATCAACGCCACCGCGCGAATCGCCAACCCCGATGCGCGCGTGGCCGGCGATGCCGATGCGGCCGCGGTACGTGCCGCGATGGTGGGCGGGCTGATGGGCGCGCTGGACACGCTGGCTCCCGCGCGGCCCGACCATGTCGCAATCGGCGTCATGGTCGAGAATTTCGTCGGCGGCGGTGCCGCTGGCGATGCGCTGCTGGCCGAGGCCGCGGCGCGTATCGGCTGTCCCGTGACGGCGCCGACGCACGCGACGCTGGCCGCGCTGGCGGCGCTGGGCGTCACGCGCATCGCGCTGCTGACGCCTTTCTTCCCGGCCGGCGATGCGGCGGCGAAGGCCTTCCTGGAACAGGCGGGCATCGACGTGCTGCGGGTGGTCGGCCTGCGCGCGCCGGGACCGGCAGCGATCGCGCATGTGCCGCTCGACCGCCTGCGCGATGCGGTGCGGGACCTGGACGGCCCGGATGTCCAGGCCGTGGTGCAGGTTGGCACCAACCTGCCCTTCGCGGGCGTGGCGCGGGCGGCCGAGGCCGAACTCGGCAAGCCCGTGCTTGCCACCAACCCGGTCACCTACTGGCACGCCCTGCGGCGTGCCGGGATCGGCGAACGCATCGCCGGCGCGGGGCGGCTTTTCGCTCTGGCCTGA
- a CDS encoding Bug family tripartite tricarboxylate transporter substrate binding protein, producing the protein MTTLSRRILLGASLAPPGVAHAQQAFPNRPLRLVVPFPPGGAADITARLVAERMATLLGQQVIIDNRPGAGGNIAGEAVARSAPDGHTLFLGGATILCANKYLYRGGMPFDGITDFSHISRVSVGTTLMVVRADKPWQTFQDLVADAKRRPGQISAGSSGLGTISHLSLSKMMTSAGIEITHVPYRGLAPSLNDLIAGNVDIIFDGIPAIIPHVREGRLRALAVGSQQRVTYVPGLEQTPGMAELLPGSGMDMEFWYCLSGAANTPAPIVAALHRATVAAVRQDSYRERLTPLGFTPVWDETPEALVAFIRSQDAVWRELVELSGARLD; encoded by the coding sequence ATGACCACACTGAGCCGCCGCATCCTGCTGGGCGCATCGCTGGCGCCGCCGGGCGTCGCGCATGCGCAGCAGGCCTTCCCGAACCGCCCGCTTCGCCTGGTGGTGCCCTTCCCGCCGGGCGGTGCCGCCGACATCACCGCGCGCCTGGTCGCCGAACGCATGGCGACGCTGCTCGGCCAGCAGGTGATCATCGACAACCGTCCGGGTGCGGGCGGCAACATCGCCGGCGAGGCGGTGGCACGCAGCGCGCCCGACGGGCACACGCTGTTCCTCGGCGGCGCGACCATCCTGTGTGCGAACAAGTACCTGTACCGCGGCGGCATGCCCTTCGACGGCATCACCGACTTCTCGCACATTTCCCGCGTGTCGGTCGGCACCACGCTGATGGTGGTGCGCGCCGACAAGCCCTGGCAGACCTTCCAGGACCTGGTGGCGGACGCGAAGCGCCGGCCGGGGCAGATCAGCGCGGGGTCATCCGGGCTCGGCACGATCAGCCATCTCAGCCTGTCGAAGATGATGACCTCGGCGGGCATCGAGATCACGCACGTGCCCTATCGCGGACTGGCGCCGAGCCTCAACGACCTGATCGCCGGCAATGTCGACATCATCTTCGACGGCATTCCCGCCATCATCCCGCATGTGCGGGAGGGCCGGCTACGCGCGCTCGCGGTGGGCAGCCAGCAGCGCGTGACCTACGTGCCGGGCCTCGAGCAGACACCGGGTATGGCGGAACTGCTGCCCGGTTCCGGCATGGACATGGAGTTCTGGTACTGCCTGTCGGGCGCGGCCAATACGCCCGCGCCGATCGTCGCCGCGCTGCATCGCGCCACCGTCGCAGCGGTGCGGCAGGACAGTTACCGCGAAAGGCTCACGCCGCTCGGCTTCACGCCGGTCTGGGACGAGACGCCCGAGGCCCTGGTGGCCTTCATCCGCAGCCAGGATGCCGTCTGGCGCGAGTTGGTCGAACTCTCGGGTGCGCGGCTCGACTGA
- a CDS encoding thiol-disulfide oxidoreductase DCC family protein, whose translation MESQVFYNGECPVCGLEVARYRRMLPGADATCWSDVAVNQDALAAHGLTVDDVVRRIHVLTRDGRMLVGVPALAAIWRETPSRPYRALARFVSLPVVRWVAAGAYEVLAAILYAWNTARGSNPARRQAGAQT comes from the coding sequence ATGGAAAGCCAAGTCTTCTACAATGGAGAATGCCCCGTCTGCGGACTCGAGGTGGCCCGCTACCGGCGCATGCTGCCAGGCGCCGACGCAACCTGCTGGAGCGATGTCGCGGTCAATCAGGACGCGCTGGCCGCGCATGGCCTGACCGTCGATGACGTGGTGCGCCGCATCCACGTGCTCACCCGCGACGGACGCATGCTGGTCGGCGTTCCGGCGCTTGCCGCGATCTGGCGAGAGACGCCTTCCCGTCCCTATCGGGCGCTCGCGCGATTTGTCTCCCTTCCCGTGGTTCGATGGGTCGCGGCCGGCGCCTACGAGGTCTTGGCCGCGATCCTCTATGCCTGGAACACGGCGCGAGGGTCGAATCCGGCCAGGCGCCAGGCCGGCGCGCAGACCTGA
- a CDS encoding N-acyl homoserine lactonase family protein, with amino-acid sequence MTEPTYRVYALRYAMREARRHEHFIGGDPHDAPMPMDYFVWVAVNDDRAIVIDTGFTAEVAARRKRIYLRCPIESLPLIGVDPDQVEDVVLTHLHYDHVGSFHKFAKARFHLQEAEMHYACGHFMKHKKLRHSFEVEDVTGIVRMTFADRTVFHMGDGDLAPGITLHAVGGHSAGLQCVRVNTARGQVVLASDVTHFYENMDSGRPFTTCFHVGLMLDGFDRLRALAPSVRHIVPGHDPEVMRRYPAVLGLEGIAVELHRDPSD; translated from the coding sequence ATGACCGAGCCCACCTACCGCGTCTATGCCCTGCGCTACGCGATGCGCGAGGCGCGCCGCCACGAGCACTTCATCGGCGGCGACCCGCATGACGCGCCCATGCCGATGGACTACTTCGTGTGGGTGGCGGTGAACGACGACCGCGCCATCGTCATCGACACCGGCTTCACGGCGGAAGTCGCGGCGCGGCGCAAGCGCATCTACCTGCGCTGCCCGATCGAGAGCCTGCCGCTGATCGGTGTCGATCCCGACCAGGTCGAGGACGTGGTGCTCACGCACCTGCACTACGACCACGTCGGCAGCTTCCACAAATTCGCCAAGGCGCGCTTCCATCTGCAGGAAGCCGAGATGCACTACGCCTGCGGCCACTTCATGAAGCACAAGAAGCTGCGCCATTCGTTCGAGGTCGAGGACGTCACCGGCATCGTGCGCATGACCTTCGCCGACCGCACGGTGTTCCACATGGGCGATGGGGACCTCGCGCCGGGCATCACGCTGCATGCGGTGGGCGGCCATTCCGCCGGGCTGCAATGCGTACGCGTGAACACCGCGCGCGGCCAGGTCGTGCTCGCCTCCGACGTCACGCATTTCTATGAGAATATGGACAGCGGCCGCCCCTTCACCACCTGCTTCCATGTCGGGCTGATGCTGGACGGCTTCGACCGGCTGCGCGCGCTGGCACCCAGCGTGCGGCACATCGTGCCCGGCCACGACCCCGAGGTGATGCGCCGCTACCCCGCCGTGCTGGGCCTCGAGGGCATCGCGGTGGAGCTGCATCGCGACCCGTCGGACTGA
- a CDS encoding L-serine ammonia-lyase, protein MTRTATPWIGLFDLFRIGVGPSSSHTVGPMVAAAAFVSGLESAAEGLRVELFGSLALTGKGHATDAAIILGLTGARPDTIDPDDAALVVQQVRAQRRIMLPDGRRIGFDPQADIVFHPRETLPLHTNGMRFSARVPGRPDAVQTYYSVGGGFVVDGQGAPLADAAPAPCDVPHPFHDTAELLRRAADAGLTIAELMRANEASQRGVAEVSAGIARLRAAMTACIVRGLRTGGELPGGLRVRRRAPDLLRRLEARARLNESDPLGAMDWVNLWALAVNEENAAGGRVVTAPTNGAAGIIPAVLRYHDTFVPGATTAGAETFLLAAAAIGAIIKRNASISGAEVGCQGEVGSACAMAAAGLAAALGGTNAQVENAAEIGLEHNLGLTCDPVAGLVQVPCIERNAIGAVKAINAARLALHGDGQHLVSLDQVVATMRQTGLDMSDKYKETSLGGLAVNVVQC, encoded by the coding sequence ATGACCCGAACGGCGACGCCCTGGATCGGCCTGTTCGACCTGTTCCGGATCGGCGTTGGCCCATCCAGTTCGCATACGGTCGGGCCGATGGTGGCGGCCGCAGCCTTCGTGTCGGGGCTCGAAAGCGCGGCCGAAGGCCTGCGGGTCGAGCTGTTCGGCTCCCTGGCGCTGACCGGCAAGGGCCATGCGACGGATGCGGCGATCATCCTCGGCCTGACGGGCGCGCGACCCGACACCATCGACCCGGACGACGCTGCCCTGGTCGTGCAGCAGGTGCGCGCGCAGCGGCGCATCATGCTGCCCGATGGCCGGCGCATCGGCTTCGACCCGCAGGCCGACATCGTCTTCCACCCGCGCGAGACGCTGCCGCTGCACACCAACGGCATGCGTTTCAGCGCGCGGGTGCCCGGCCGGCCGGACGCCGTGCAGACCTACTACTCGGTCGGTGGCGGCTTCGTCGTCGATGGACAGGGCGCACCGCTGGCCGATGCCGCGCCCGCGCCCTGCGACGTCCCCCATCCCTTCCACGACACCGCCGAATTGCTCCGTCGCGCCGCGGATGCCGGCCTGACCATCGCCGAACTGATGCGCGCGAACGAGGCCAGCCAGCGCGGCGTGGCCGAGGTCTCGGCCGGCATCGCTCGGCTGCGCGCGGCGATGACCGCCTGCATCGTCCGCGGCCTGCGCACCGGGGGCGAATTGCCCGGCGGCCTGCGGGTGCGCCGCCGTGCGCCCGACCTACTCCGCCGGCTCGAGGCGCGCGCCCGGCTGAACGAGTCCGACCCGCTCGGCGCTATGGACTGGGTAAACCTATGGGCGCTCGCAGTGAACGAGGAGAACGCGGCGGGTGGCCGCGTCGTGACGGCACCGACCAACGGCGCGGCGGGCATCATCCCGGCCGTGTTGCGCTACCACGACACCTTCGTGCCGGGTGCGACGACCGCGGGGGCCGAGACCTTCCTGCTCGCCGCGGCGGCGATCGGCGCCATCATCAAGCGCAATGCGTCGATCTCCGGTGCCGAAGTGGGCTGCCAGGGCGAGGTCGGTTCCGCCTGCGCGATGGCCGCGGCCGGCCTGGCGGCCGCGCTGGGCGGAACCAATGCGCAGGTGGAGAACGCCGCCGAGATCGGCCTCGAGCACAATCTCGGCCTGACCTGCGATCCGGTGGCGGGCCTGGTGCAGGTGCCCTGCATCGAACGCAACGCGATCGGGGCGGTGAAGGCGATCAACGCCGCGCGCCTCGCGCTGCATGGCGATGGGCAGCACCTGGTGAGCCTCGACCAGGTGGTCGCGACCATGCGCCAGACCGGGCTCGACATGTCCGACAAGTACAAGGAAACCTCGCTGGGCGGGCTCGCGGTCAACGTCGTGCAGTGCTGA
- a CDS encoding DUF6524 family protein: protein MNAERFDWRGVVSRALFCLFIVFAIYNPSGTSFVHWVLSGFDWFWVKLATGAALAVICMVMWRTTIGVLGARGVLLVVAFCIGMGMTGLHLTGSRLLAGDTLLIGALASLAGVFTAGLCYSHLHHRLGGISHTEDLNK, encoded by the coding sequence ATGAATGCCGAGCGCTTCGACTGGCGCGGCGTCGTCTCGCGCGCGCTGTTCTGCCTGTTCATCGTCTTCGCGATCTACAACCCGTCCGGCACGTCCTTCGTGCATTGGGTGCTGTCCGGGTTCGACTGGTTCTGGGTGAAGCTCGCGACGGGCGCGGCGCTGGCGGTTATCTGCATGGTCATGTGGCGTACCACGATCGGCGTGCTGGGCGCGCGTGGCGTGCTGCTGGTGGTCGCCTTCTGCATCGGCATGGGCATGACCGGGTTGCACCTGACGGGCAGCCGGCTGCTGGCCGGCGACACGCTGCTGATCGGCGCGCTGGCCAGCCTGGCGGGCGTGTTCACCGCGGGGCTCTGCTACTCGCACCTGCATCATCGCCTGGGTGGCATCTCGCATACGGAGGACCTCAACAAGTGA
- a CDS encoding NAD(P)/FAD-dependent oxidoreductase, translating to MPSLLRRPGMIGPLRMKNRVVMAPMGTNFSTSDGLSTERDRAYYEERAKGGVAAIVTEAMAVSAGGRAHNNSLWIYHDRFIPGLARLVEAIKLHDCVTIGQLNHRGALLRRMVLNMEPVGPSPWHNPNTGDAVRPLDKAEIVEIQKDFVTAARRLWQAGYDAVELHAANGYLFQQFLTSRINKRADAYGGSLQNRARLLLETVHRLRDALPDFPLWVRISCTEYCDDGYPIEEMAELARMLEAAGVSALDLSGGTNESPALSRFCIQPPSMPRRTLEPHAKPITDAVNIPTIIAGRILTPEDAEAVLSGGAADYVSLGRALTADAHWPRKAFGESAVPIRLCISCNVCFERLTLERDVACVTNPMLGTEFEAPEFSEPPLPAAAQRQRILVLGAGVGGMEVARLAALRGHEVEVWDKAARPGGQIHLAVAAPDKEEVRPLWTWRWDQAIAAGVRVRCGVEATAAMIRAFAPDHVVVATGARPRPLALPGAAPLQAWDVILDPSLVPEGAGVTVIGGGIVGLEVAEILALRGCRIVVLEALSAIAPAMARNNRTDIMIRLRAAGVAFHTNARADRLQNGVLHFNEAGTAHRHDGITHVIAAIGALPNRDALAVVEATGLPHTLVGDANQPGDYLSVLRDASMVGLALGARPANVTTRETAA from the coding sequence ATGCCTTCGCTGCTGCGGCGCCCGGGCATGATCGGCCCGCTGCGCATGAAGAACCGCGTCGTCATGGCGCCGATGGGGACGAACTTCAGCACCAGCGACGGCCTGTCCACCGAACGCGACCGTGCCTACTACGAGGAACGCGCCAAGGGTGGTGTGGCCGCTATCGTGACGGAAGCGATGGCGGTGAGCGCCGGCGGTCGCGCGCACAATAACTCGCTGTGGATCTACCATGACCGCTTCATCCCTGGCCTGGCGCGGCTGGTTGAGGCGATCAAGCTGCATGACTGCGTCACGATCGGCCAGCTCAACCACCGCGGCGCGCTGCTGCGACGGATGGTGCTGAACATGGAGCCGGTGGGGCCATCGCCCTGGCACAATCCGAACACGGGCGACGCGGTGCGCCCACTCGACAAGGCCGAGATCGTCGAGATCCAGAAGGACTTCGTCACCGCCGCGCGTCGGCTGTGGCAGGCCGGGTATGACGCGGTCGAGCTGCACGCCGCGAACGGCTATCTGTTCCAGCAGTTCCTGACCTCGCGCATCAACAAGCGCGCGGACGCGTATGGCGGCAGCCTGCAGAACCGCGCGCGCCTGCTGCTGGAGACGGTGCACCGCCTGCGCGATGCGCTGCCCGACTTCCCGCTCTGGGTCCGCATCTCCTGCACCGAATACTGCGACGATGGCTACCCGATCGAGGAGATGGCGGAACTCGCGCGCATGCTGGAAGCGGCAGGGGTCAGCGCGCTGGATCTCTCGGGCGGTACGAACGAGAGCCCGGCGCTGTCGCGCTTCTGCATCCAGCCGCCCTCGATGCCGCGCCGCACGCTCGAACCGCACGCGAAGCCCATCACGGATGCAGTGAATATCCCCACCATCATCGCCGGGCGCATCCTGACACCCGAGGACGCCGAGGCGGTACTGTCAGGCGGCGCGGCGGACTACGTCTCGCTCGGCCGCGCTCTGACGGCGGATGCGCATTGGCCGCGCAAGGCGTTCGGCGAGTCGGCCGTGCCGATCCGGCTGTGCATTTCCTGCAATGTCTGCTTCGAACGCCTGACGCTGGAACGTGACGTCGCCTGCGTGACGAACCCGATGCTCGGCACGGAATTCGAAGCGCCGGAATTCTCCGAACCCCCACTGCCCGCCGCCGCGCAGCGCCAGCGAATCCTGGTGTTGGGTGCGGGTGTGGGCGGCATGGAGGTCGCGCGGCTTGCGGCCCTGCGCGGGCACGAGGTCGAGGTCTGGGACAAGGCCGCGCGTCCCGGCGGGCAGATCCACCTGGCCGTCGCCGCGCCGGACAAGGAGGAGGTCCGCCCGCTCTGGACCTGGCGCTGGGACCAGGCGATCGCCGCCGGCGTGCGCGTGCGCTGCGGCGTGGAGGCAACCGCGGCGATGATCCGCGCCTTCGCACCCGATCACGTCGTGGTCGCAACCGGCGCGCGGCCGAGGCCGCTGGCACTGCCGGGTGCCGCGCCGCTGCAGGCCTGGGATGTCATCCTGGATCCGTCGCTGGTGCCCGAAGGCGCGGGCGTGACGGTGATCGGCGGCGGCATCGTCGGGCTGGAAGTGGCCGAGATCCTGGCGCTGCGCGGCTGCCGCATCGTGGTGCTGGAGGCGCTGTCCGCCATCGCGCCGGCCATGGCGCGCAACAACCGCACCGACATCATGATCCGCCTGCGCGCCGCGGGCGTCGCCTTCCACACCAACGCGCGCGCCGACCGGCTGCAGAATGGCGTGCTGCATTTCAACGAAGCCGGCACGGCGCACCGGCACGACGGCATCACACATGTCATCGCCGCCATCGGCGCATTGCCGAACCGCGATGCGCTGGCGGTGGTCGAGGCCACCGGCCTGCCGCACACGCTGGTGGGTGATGCCAACCAGCCGGGCGACTACCTGTCCGTGTTGCGCGACGCGTCGATGGTGGGCCTGGCGCTCGGCGCGCGCCCCGCCAACGTCACCACCCGGGAGACCGCCGCATGA